The genomic window AGTTAGGTCACTTGAAAAAATCTAATGCTGCTCCCTTAAAGTTTCTTAGGGAATATCGCTTAAGTGATGTTAGCAGTTATGAATTAGGTCAGCAGATCGGTGCTGACATTTTTAATGCTGGCGAACTAGTAGATATTATTGGCACCAGCATAGGGAAAGGATTTGCTGGCTTCCAAAAACGTCACAACTTTAAACGGGGTTTGATGTCTCACGGTTCTAAGAACCACCGTCAACCAGGTTCTATTGGTCCAGGAACCACACCTGGTCGGGTTTATCCAGGGAAGCGAATGGCTGGTCGCTTAGGTGGCGAACGGGTTACCGTGCGTAAACTGACAGTAGTCAGAGTCGATGCGGAACGTAACCTGATCCTGATTAAAGGAGCAGTTCCTGGAAAACCAGGAGCATTAGTCCAAGTAGTTCCCGCCAAAAAG from Merismopedia glauca CCAP 1448/3 includes these protein-coding regions:
- the rplC gene encoding 50S ribosomal protein L3, which encodes MSIGILGTKLGMTQIFDETGKSIPVTVIAAGPCTVTQVKTQSTDGYTAVQLGYKEVREKLLNQPELGHLKKSNAAPLKFLREYRLSDVSSYELGQQIGADIFNAGELVDIIGTSIGKGFAGFQKRHNFKRGLMSHGSKNHRQPGSIGPGTTPGRVYPGKRMAGRLGGERVTVRKLTVVRVDAERNLILIKGAVPGKPGALVQVVPAKKVG